A portion of the Chelmon rostratus isolate fCheRos1 chromosome 15, fCheRos1.pri, whole genome shotgun sequence genome contains these proteins:
- the maco1b gene encoding macoilin-2, with protein MKRRNADCSKLRRPLKRNRITEGIYGSTFLYLKFLVVWALVLLADFVLEFRFEYLWPFWLFIRSVYDSFRYQGLAFSVFFVCVAFTSDIICLLFIPVQWLFFAASTYVWVQYVWHTERGVCLPTVSLWILFVYIEAAIRFKDLKNFHVDLCRPFAAHCIGYPVVTLGFGFKSYVSYKMRLRKQKEVQKENEFYMQLLQQALPPEQQMLQRQEREAEEAAAAKGISEVDTPPVSQNGAPANKKTSAPLPELEYREKGKEGRGGGEAKKQHNSNSILPSSVDSKLQEMEYMENHMNNKRLTTELGSTENLLLKEDNNSSCSSSSSSSSKNYKNASSNAATLNSSPRGHSATNGSVPSSAPSSSSSTGKNEKKHKLAVGKGTSGGSHRDPTDNCIPNNQLSKPEALVRLEQDVKKLKADLQASRQVEQDLRSQIGSLGSAERSIRTELGQLRQENELLQNKLHNAVQAKQKDKQAVGQLEKRLKAEQEARATAEKQLADEKKRKKLEEATAARAVALAAASRGECTDTLRRRITELETECKKLTMDIKLKEDQIRELELKVQELHKYKENEKDTEVLMSALSAMQDKTQHLENSLSAETRIKLDLFSALGDAKRQLEIAQGQILQKDQEIKDLKQKIAEVMAVMPSISYTADTSSMTPVAPHYSSKFMDTNPSGLDPNASVYQPLKK; from the exons atgaagcGGCGCAATGCGGACTGCAGCAAACTCCGACGGCCGTTAAAACGGAACCGAATCACTGAGGGTATATACGGCAG TACCTTCCTGTACCTGAAGTTCCTGGTGGTGTGGGCACTGGTGCTACTGGCAGACTTTGTACTGGAGTTCAGGTTTGAGTACCTCTGGCCATTCTGGCTCTTCATCCGGAGTGTGTACGACTCCTTTAGATACCAGGGGCTG GCTTTCTCAgtattctttgtgtgtgttgcgtttACCTCGGACATCAtttgcctcctcttcatcccagTGCAATGGCTATTCTTCGCTGCCAGTACCTATGTGTGGGTGCAGTATGTTTGGCACACAG agagAGGTGTCTGTCTGCCCACCGTGTCCCTATGGATACTCTTTGTGTACATAGAGGCAGCCATCAGATTCAAAGACCTGAAAAACTTCCATGTGGACCTGTGTCGTCCTTTTGCTGCACACTG CATTGGCTACCCAGTGGTCACGCTGGGCTTCGGCTTCAAGAGCTATGTAAGCTATAAGATGCGCCTCCGGAAGCAAAAGGAGGTACAGAAAGAGAACGAGTTTTAcatgcagctcctgcagcaggcTCTGCCTCCAGAGCAACAGATGCTTCAGAGGCAAGAGCGAGAAGCAGAAGAAG CGGCAGCAGCTAAAGGAATATCTGAAGTGGACACACCTCCAGTGTCACAGAATGGCGCACCAGCCAATAAAAAGACATCGGCACCACTGCCGGAGTTAGAATATcgagaaaaagggaaagagggAAGGGGCGGCGGGGAAGCtaaaaagcagcacaacagcaacagtatCCTGCCATCATCAGTGGACTCTAAACTCCAGGAGATGGAGTATATGGAGAACCATATGAACAACAAGAGACTGACCACAGAGCTGGGCAGTACAGAGAACCTGTTGCTTAAAGAGGACAACAATTCCTCCTGCTcgtcctcatcttcatcctcctccaaaaactacaaaaatgcTAGCAGCAATGCCGCAACGCTCAACTCCTCGCCCCGAGGCCATAGCGCTACCAACGGCAGTGTGCCCTCCTCTGcaccatcatcctcctcttccacgGGGAAGAATGAGAAGAAGCACAAGTTGGCAGTGGGGAAGGGGACATCAGGTGGCTCCCACAGGGATCCCACAGACAACTGTATCCCTAACAACCAGCTGAGCAAACCAGAAGCACTTGTTAG ATTGGAGCAGGATGTTAAGAAGCTGAAGGCAGATCTGCAGGCCAGCAGACAGGTTGAACAGGACCTGCGTAGCCAGATTGGCTCGCTGGGCAGCGCTGAGCGCTCCATACGCACTGAGCTGGGCCAGCTGCGGCAGGAGAAcgagctgctgcagaacaa GCTCCATAATGCTGTGCAGGCAAAGCAAAAGGACAAACAGGCAGTGGGCCAACTGGAGAAGAGGCtcaaagcagagcaggaggCTCGAGCCACCGCAGAGAAACAACTAGCAGACGAAAAGAAACGAAAGAAGTTAGAGGAGGCCACAGCAGCCAGAGCAGTAGCACTGGCAGCAGCATCCAG AGGGGAGTGCACAGACACGCTGCGGCGGCGGATCACTGAATTAGAAACAGAGTGTAAGAAACTAACAATGGACATCAAGCTAAAGGAGGACCAGATCAGAGAGCTTGAATTGAAAGTTCAG GAGCTTCATAAATATAAGGAGAatgaaaaagacacagaggTGCTGATGTCAGCGCTGTCAGCCATGCAGGACAAGACCCAGCACCTGGAGAACAGCCTGAGTGCAGAGACCAGGATCAAACTGGACCTCTTCTCCGCACTGGGAGATGCAAAGAGACAGCTGGAGATTGCACAAG gtCAGATCTTGCAGAAGGACCAGGAGATAAAAGATCTGAAGCAGAAGATAGCTGAAGTAATGGCCGTCATGCCCAGCATCTCCTACACAGCCGACACCAGCAGCATGACCCCTGTGGCCCCCCACTACTCCTCCAAGTTCATGGACACCAATCCCTCCGGCCTTGACCCCAACGCCTCTGTTTACCAGCCACTCAAAAAGTGA